A genomic stretch from Aminobacter aminovorans includes:
- a CDS encoding TrmH family RNA methyltransferase → MNDTKKPGTPKDSHYAKLRRTFRDQKSSGAPAFRPKRPLPPGDNAPEGLVRLYGLHTVRAALDNPRRKISRMLVTRNAAERLEIAHVSALPFATELVEPKDIDKITGTDAVHQGVLIEAEPLKAKALSALGDSPLIIVLDQVTDPHNVGAIIRSAVAFGAGALITTQRHSPHESGVLAKSASGALEHIDMIEVRNLADALGVLHEAGFQTIGLDSEGPAELENTFAGDRVALVLGAEGKGLRQKTRETVTALARLDMPGVIHSLNVSNAAAVSLYAARKFLR, encoded by the coding sequence ATGAATGATACGAAAAAGCCCGGAACGCCCAAAGACAGCCACTACGCCAAGCTGCGTCGCACCTTCCGCGACCAGAAAAGCAGCGGGGCACCCGCCTTCAGGCCCAAGCGTCCGCTGCCTCCGGGCGACAACGCTCCTGAGGGCCTGGTGCGGCTTTATGGCCTGCACACGGTGCGCGCGGCACTCGACAATCCACGCCGCAAGATCAGCCGCATGCTGGTGACGCGCAACGCAGCCGAGCGGCTGGAGATTGCCCACGTCAGTGCCCTGCCCTTCGCCACGGAACTGGTCGAGCCGAAGGACATCGACAAGATCACCGGCACCGACGCAGTCCACCAGGGCGTCCTGATCGAGGCCGAGCCGCTGAAGGCCAAGGCACTGTCGGCGCTTGGCGATTCGCCGTTGATTATCGTGCTCGACCAGGTGACCGACCCGCACAATGTCGGAGCGATCATCCGCTCTGCCGTGGCTTTCGGCGCCGGCGCGCTGATCACCACGCAGCGCCACAGTCCGCACGAAAGTGGTGTGCTGGCCAAATCGGCATCCGGTGCGCTCGAGCACATCGACATGATCGAGGTGCGCAATCTCGCCGACGCGCTCGGCGTGCTGCACGAGGCCGGCTTCCAGACAATCGGGCTTGATTCGGAAGGCCCGGCGGAACTCGAAAACACGTTTGCCGGCGACAGGGTCGCTTTGGTGCTCGGCGCCGAGGGCAAGGGCCTGCGCCAGAAGACGCGCGAAACCGTGACGGCACTTGCCCGCCTCGACATGCCGGGTGTCATCCACTCGCTCAACGTTTCGAACGCAGCGGCCGTGTCGCTTTATGCGGCAAGGAAGTTCCTACGCTGA
- a CDS encoding GGDEF domain-containing protein — MWKIAFKASLVTIAIILVTQVVSFSIRHSAGQSFTAFVFAMNSILPVMTAFPAAFLIFWQNEKLSRALAELSEAHIKLKARATHDHMTGLLNREAFFEKSKQARRKCDSGALLVIDADNFKSINDTFGHLVGDEALKLISKALRAAIRENDLVGRVGGEEFCVFLPTTNQDEAAAIAERIRVEVERLAFYPVEGRPHRLTVSIGAVASAGQPTSQLMRLADRCLYEAKEQGRNRVVFARSAIPAV; from the coding sequence GTGTGGAAGATCGCGTTCAAGGCAAGCCTGGTCACCATCGCCATTATCCTCGTGACCCAGGTCGTTTCGTTTTCGATCCGTCATTCGGCCGGCCAGTCTTTCACGGCATTCGTCTTCGCGATGAACTCCATCCTGCCGGTAATGACTGCGTTTCCTGCGGCCTTCCTGATCTTCTGGCAGAACGAAAAACTCAGCCGTGCGCTTGCCGAGCTGTCGGAAGCCCACATCAAGCTGAAGGCAAGAGCGACTCACGACCACATGACCGGGCTGCTGAACCGCGAGGCATTTTTCGAGAAATCGAAGCAAGCCAGGCGAAAATGCGATTCCGGCGCCCTGCTTGTGATCGACGCCGACAACTTCAAGAGCATCAATGACACCTTTGGCCACCTTGTCGGCGACGAGGCGCTCAAGCTGATCTCTAAGGCCTTGCGTGCGGCGATCCGCGAAAACGATCTGGTCGGGCGTGTCGGCGGCGAGGAGTTTTGCGTCTTCCTGCCAACCACAAATCAGGATGAGGCGGCTGCTATCGCCGAGCGCATCCGCGTCGAGGTCGAACGGCTTGCATTCTATCCGGTGGAAGGCCGTCCGCATCGCCTCACGGTCAGCATCGGTGCGGTGGCGTCAGCCGGACAGCCGACATCGCAACTCATGCGCCTTGCCGACCGCTGCCTCTATGAAGCCAAGGAGCAGGGGCGCAATCGCGTGGTGTTTGCAAGGTCCGCGATACCGGCCGTCTGA
- the otnI gene encoding 2-oxo-tetronate isomerase, giving the protein MPKFSANLSMLFGEHDFLDRFDAAARAGFKGVEYIAPYDHAPDVVAARLKKNGLTQALFNLPPGDWAAGERGIAVLPDRIHEFRQGVAKAITYAHAVGCEQVNCLAGIAPAGNARDVLENVFVENLAFAAEKLKTAGIRLLIEPINTRDIPGFFLNNTKQALAIIHRVGSDNLFLQYDIYHMQIMEGDLARTIEANLARIAHVQLADNPGRHEPGTGEINYPFLYEHLDRIGYDGWVGAEYKPKAGTVEGLGWFAGFADKGSAAA; this is encoded by the coding sequence ATGCCCAAGTTTTCAGCCAACCTGTCGATGCTCTTTGGCGAGCATGACTTTCTCGACCGCTTCGATGCCGCAGCACGTGCCGGCTTCAAGGGTGTCGAGTACATCGCGCCCTACGATCACGCGCCTGACGTTGTTGCGGCGCGCCTCAAGAAGAACGGCCTGACCCAGGCGCTGTTCAACCTGCCGCCCGGCGACTGGGCGGCAGGCGAGCGCGGCATCGCCGTGCTGCCGGACCGTATCCACGAGTTCCGCCAAGGCGTTGCCAAGGCAATCACCTATGCGCATGCGGTCGGCTGCGAACAGGTGAACTGCCTGGCCGGCATAGCACCCGCCGGCAACGCCCGCGACGTGCTGGAAAACGTGTTCGTCGAAAACCTCGCCTTCGCGGCCGAGAAGTTGAAGACGGCCGGCATTCGCCTGCTGATCGAGCCGATCAACACCAGGGACATTCCCGGTTTCTTCCTCAACAACACCAAGCAGGCGCTCGCCATCATCCACAGGGTCGGGTCGGACAATCTCTTCCTGCAATACGACATCTATCACATGCAGATCATGGAGGGCGATCTCGCCCGCACCATCGAGGCCAATCTTGCCCGTATCGCGCATGTGCAACTGGCTGATAACCCCGGCCGTCACGAGCCGGGCACGGGCGAGATCAACTACCCGTTCCTCTACGAACACCTCGACCGCATTGGCTACGACGGTTGGGTCGGTGCCGAATATAAGCCCAAGGCCGGAACGGTCGAAGGCTTGGGCTGGTTCGCTGGATTTGCCGACAAGGGCAGCGCCGCTGCCTGA
- the tuf gene encoding elongation factor Tu — protein MAKGKFERNKPHVNIGTIGHVDHGKTSLTAAITKYFGEFKAYDQIDAAPEEKARGITISTAHVEYETPARHYAHVDCPGHADYVKNMITGAAQMDGAILVVSAADGPMPQTREHILLARQVGVPALVVFLNKVDLVDDAELLELVELEVRELLSKYEYPGDDIPMIKGSAVAALNDSDKKIGEDAIRELMAAVDAYIPTPERPIDRPFLMPIEDVFSISGRGTVVTGRVERGIVKVGEEVEIVGIKATSKTTVTGVEMFRKLLDQGQAGDNIGALIRGVGREDVERGQVLCKPGSVKPHKKFVAEAYILTKEEGGRHTPFFTNYRPQFYFRTTDVTGIVSLPEGTEMVMPGDNITVDVELIVPIAMEEKLRFAIREGGRTVGAGIVASIKE, from the coding sequence ATGGCAAAAGGTAAATTCGAGCGTAATAAGCCTCATGTGAACATCGGCACGATTGGTCACGTTGACCACGGCAAGACGTCGCTGACGGCGGCGATCACGAAGTATTTCGGCGAGTTCAAGGCCTACGACCAGATCGACGCAGCGCCTGAAGAGAAGGCCCGCGGCATCACCATTTCGACGGCGCACGTCGAATATGAGACGCCTGCTCGTCACTACGCCCACGTCGACTGCCCCGGCCACGCCGACTACGTCAAGAACATGATCACCGGTGCTGCCCAGATGGACGGCGCGATCCTGGTCGTGTCGGCTGCTGACGGCCCGATGCCGCAGACCCGCGAGCACATTCTGCTCGCCCGTCAGGTTGGCGTTCCGGCCCTGGTGGTGTTCCTGAACAAGGTCGACCTGGTCGACGACGCCGAGCTGCTCGAACTGGTCGAGCTCGAAGTTCGCGAGCTGCTGTCGAAGTACGAGTATCCGGGCGACGACATTCCGATGATCAAGGGTTCGGCTGTTGCTGCGCTCAACGATTCGGACAAGAAGATCGGCGAAGACGCGATCCGCGAGCTGATGGCTGCCGTCGACGCCTACATCCCGACGCCTGAGCGTCCGATCGACCGTCCGTTCCTGATGCCGATCGAAGACGTGTTCTCGATCTCGGGTCGCGGCACTGTGGTCACCGGTCGCGTCGAGCGCGGCATCGTCAAGGTTGGCGAAGAAGTCGAGATCGTCGGCATCAAGGCAACCTCGAAGACGACGGTTACCGGCGTTGAAATGTTCCGCAAGCTGCTCGATCAGGGCCAGGCTGGCGACAACATCGGCGCGCTGATCCGCGGCGTTGGCCGTGAAGACGTCGAGCGCGGCCAGGTGCTGTGCAAGCCGGGTTCGGTGAAGCCGCACAAGAAGTTCGTGGCTGAAGCCTACATCCTGACCAAGGAAGAGGGTGGCCGTCACACGCCGTTCTTCACCAACTACCGTCCGCAGTTCTACTTCCGCACGACCGACGTGACCGGCATCGTGTCGCTGCCGGAAGGCACCGAGATGGTCATGCCCGGCGACAACATCACCGTCGACGTCGAGCTGATCGTGCCGATCGCCATGGAAGAGAAGCTCCGCTTCGCTATCCGTGAAGGTGGCCGTACCGTCGGCGCCGGCATCGTCGCTTCGATCAAAGAATAA
- a CDS encoding YbaK/EbsC family protein, with amino-acid sequence MSLQSVKAFFAEHAPDIEVIETQTSSATVALAAEAHGVEPAQIAKTICMRVGERVILVVARGDARIDNRKCRDAFGAKPRMLDVEQVAELTGHPVGGVCPFGLATPLMVYCDVSLRAYDEVVPAAGATNAAVRIGVERMAAIVGAEWCDICQDAVGKTDAEAAE; translated from the coding sequence ATGAGCCTGCAGTCAGTCAAAGCCTTCTTCGCCGAACACGCCCCCGACATCGAGGTCATCGAGACACAGACAAGCTCGGCGACGGTGGCACTTGCTGCCGAGGCGCATGGCGTCGAGCCAGCGCAGATCGCCAAGACCATCTGTATGCGTGTCGGCGAGCGGGTGATCCTGGTTGTCGCGCGTGGCGATGCCCGCATCGACAATCGCAAATGCCGCGATGCCTTCGGCGCCAAGCCACGCATGCTCGACGTCGAGCAGGTAGCGGAACTCACTGGCCATCCGGTCGGCGGCGTCTGCCCCTTCGGCCTGGCAACACCTCTCATGGTCTATTGCGACGTCTCGCTGCGCGCCTATGACGAAGTCGTGCCAGCGGCAGGCGCCACAAACGCCGCAGTGCGAATCGGGGTTGAACGGATGGCGGCTATCGTCGGCGCGGAATGGTGCGACATATGCCAGGACGCCGTTGGCAAGACCGATGCGGAAGCGGCTGAATAG
- a CDS encoding NAD kinase → MDAKTLTFSFASSGTVEADAAAKRLSQRYGQMPYEQADIVVALGGDGFLLQTLRETMSTGKRVYGMNRGTVGFLMNEYREGALPERLAAAVAETIRPLEMVTIDDTGTPREALAINEVSLLRQSYQAARLRISVDGKVRLDELICDGVMVATPAGSTAYNLSAHGPILPLDAPLLALTPVSPFRPRRWRGALLPKTAVVRFDILEEQKRPVNAVADHTEVKSVVSVEVRESATHTATLLFDPGHSWSERILAEQFKY, encoded by the coding sequence ATGGACGCCAAGACGCTGACATTTTCGTTCGCATCCTCCGGAACAGTGGAGGCGGATGCCGCGGCCAAGCGGCTTTCCCAGCGCTATGGCCAGATGCCGTACGAGCAGGCCGACATCGTCGTGGCGCTCGGCGGCGACGGTTTTCTTCTGCAGACGCTTCGTGAGACGATGAGCACCGGCAAGCGCGTCTACGGCATGAACCGCGGCACGGTCGGATTCCTGATGAACGAATACCGAGAAGGCGCCCTGCCCGAGCGCCTCGCCGCTGCGGTTGCCGAAACCATCCGGCCGCTTGAAATGGTGACCATTGACGACACAGGCACGCCAAGGGAGGCGCTGGCGATCAACGAGGTATCGCTGCTGCGCCAATCCTACCAAGCGGCTCGCCTGCGCATTTCGGTCGACGGCAAGGTCAGGCTCGACGAATTGATATGCGACGGTGTCATGGTTGCGACTCCGGCCGGATCGACAGCCTACAATCTGTCGGCTCACGGCCCGATCCTGCCGCTCGACGCGCCATTGCTGGCCTTGACCCCGGTCAGCCCGTTCAGGCCGCGGCGCTGGCGCGGCGCGTTGCTGCCCAAGACGGCTGTGGTCCGATTCGACATATTGGAAGAGCAGAAGCGGCCAGTGAACGCAGTTGCCGACCATACCGAGGTCAAGTCGGTGGTGTCAGTCGAGGTCCGGGAATCCGCAACGCACACCGCAACCCTGCTGTTCGACCCCGGCCATTCCTGGAGCGAACGCATCCTGGCCGAGCAATTTAAATACTGA
- the bhcR gene encoding HTH-type transcriptional regulator BhcR, with translation MAAMEKRQRGRPRAFQPAPDAGSVQSLDRALRILAIVAHGDGLSLSEISAASDLAAATAYRMLTTLQNHGMVEFESDGQLWSIGVETYRMGAAFLRRRKLVDRARTVMQELMEKTGETANLGVAEDDCVVFVSQVETHQAIRAFFRPGTRSPFHASGIGKAVLAHLDRERVNAIVRKAGLDAYTERTLSEPALLARDLEQIRIRGWSVDDEERYPGMRCIAAAVFNEFGEPIGGVSVSGPTVRVTSERLGEIGPIVRDAAAELTRMIGGSPEGTVPDL, from the coding sequence ATGGCAGCGATGGAAAAACGACAGCGTGGACGGCCCCGTGCATTCCAGCCGGCACCGGATGCCGGATCGGTGCAGTCACTCGACCGGGCACTGCGCATCCTTGCCATCGTCGCGCACGGTGACGGGTTGTCGCTGAGCGAAATTTCCGCGGCCTCCGATCTGGCGGCGGCGACTGCCTATCGCATGCTGACCACCTTGCAGAACCACGGCATGGTCGAGTTCGAAAGCGACGGCCAGCTCTGGTCTATCGGGGTCGAGACCTATCGCATGGGGGCAGCATTCCTGCGCCGACGCAAGCTCGTCGACCGCGCACGGACTGTTATGCAGGAACTGATGGAAAAGACCGGCGAGACCGCCAATCTCGGCGTCGCCGAAGACGATTGCGTGGTCTTCGTCAGCCAGGTCGAGACACATCAGGCAATCCGCGCCTTCTTCCGGCCGGGCACGCGCAGCCCGTTCCATGCATCCGGCATCGGCAAGGCAGTGCTTGCCCATCTCGACCGCGAGCGGGTCAACGCCATCGTCCGCAAGGCCGGGCTCGACGCCTATACGGAAAGGACGCTGTCGGAACCGGCGTTGCTTGCCCGCGATCTCGAGCAGATCCGCATCCGCGGCTGGTCGGTCGACGACGAAGAGCGTTACCCCGGCATGCGCTGCATCGCCGCCGCCGTATTCAACGAGTTCGGCGAACCCATTGGCGGCGTTTCGGTTTCCGGACCGACAGTGCGCGTGACATCGGAACGTCTCGGCGAAATCGGCCCGATCGTCCGCGACGCCGCAGCAGAACTGACAAGGATGATCGGGGGCTCCCCCGAAGGCACGGTGCCGGACCTCTGA
- a CDS encoding 2-hydroxy-3-oxopropionate reductase — MEKIGFVGLGIMGAPMAGHLLDAGYEVTASDHRGALPADLVGKGLKSVTGHQALARACDIIILMVPDTPQVADVLFGENGVSSGLSKGKLVIDMSSISPIETKEFAKKINAQGCDYLDAPVSGGEVGAKAASLTIMVGGEDKPFDRARPVFEKMGKNITLVGPNGVGQTTKVANQIVVALTIEAVAEALVFASKAGADPAKVRQALMGGLAASRILEVHGDRMVKRTFAPGFRIELHQKDLNLALQGAKALGVSLPNTSMTQELFNSCAANGGAKEDHSALVRALERMANFEVGSEAADTKGKAA, encoded by the coding sequence ATGGAAAAGATTGGATTTGTCGGCCTGGGCATCATGGGCGCGCCAATGGCGGGCCATCTGCTCGATGCCGGCTATGAGGTCACCGCCAGCGATCATCGCGGCGCGCTGCCGGCTGACCTGGTTGGCAAGGGGCTGAAGTCGGTCACCGGGCACCAGGCCTTGGCCAGGGCTTGTGACATCATTATCCTGATGGTGCCTGATACGCCGCAGGTTGCCGACGTTCTGTTTGGTGAAAATGGTGTATCTTCAGGCCTTTCCAAGGGCAAGCTCGTGATCGACATGAGCTCGATCTCGCCGATCGAGACCAAGGAATTCGCCAAGAAGATCAATGCGCAAGGTTGCGACTATCTCGACGCACCGGTCTCGGGCGGCGAGGTCGGCGCCAAGGCTGCGTCGCTGACGATCATGGTCGGCGGCGAGGACAAGCCGTTCGACCGTGCCCGTCCGGTGTTCGAGAAGATGGGCAAGAATATCACGCTTGTCGGCCCCAACGGCGTCGGCCAGACCACCAAGGTCGCCAACCAGATCGTCGTCGCCCTTACGATCGAGGCGGTGGCCGAAGCGCTGGTGTTCGCCTCCAAGGCGGGTGCTGATCCGGCCAAGGTTCGTCAGGCGCTGATGGGCGGCCTGGCCGCCTCGCGCATTCTTGAGGTTCACGGCGATCGAATGGTCAAGCGTACCTTTGCGCCGGGTTTCCGCATCGAGCTCCACCAGAAGGATCTCAACCTGGCGCTTCAGGGCGCCAAGGCGCTCGGCGTGTCTTTGCCCAACACCTCGATGACACAGGAGCTGTTCAACTCCTGTGCGGCCAATGGAGGGGCCAAGGAAGACCATTCGGCGCTGGTGCGGGCGCTCGAGCGCATGGCCAATTTCGAAGTCGGCTCGGAAGCAGCCGACACCAAAGGCAAGGCGGCATAG
- a CDS encoding BA14K family protein produces the protein MSFKSKMISGLIAATVVATGLMGTVQQSSAGGLTRAEAAALAGAGGFIAGAIIAGGHRPAPAPYYDAYYPVDPYDSHVQRCFARYRSYDPRTDTYVGYDGRLRYCRL, from the coding sequence ATGTCTTTCAAGAGCAAGATGATTTCGGGACTTATCGCTGCCACCGTCGTCGCGACCGGCCTCATGGGGACCGTTCAGCAGTCGTCCGCCGGCGGCCTGACAAGAGCTGAAGCGGCAGCGCTTGCCGGTGCCGGCGGCTTCATCGCCGGTGCGATCATCGCCGGCGGCCATCGCCCGGCGCCTGCGCCATATTATGACGCCTACTATCCGGTCGACCCCTATGACAGCCACGTCCAGCGCTGCTTCGCACGCTACCGCAGCTATGATCCACGCACCGACACATATGTCGGTTATGACGGTCGCCTGCGTTACTGCCGCCTGTAG
- the gcl gene encoding glyoxylate carboligase, giving the protein MARMRAVDAAVLVLEKEGISCAFGVPGAAINPFYSALKARGTVRHVLARHVEGASHMAEGYTRAKAGNIGLCIGTSGPAGTDMITGLYSASADSIPILCITGQAPRARLNKEDFQAVDIAAIAAPVTKWAVTVMEPYLVPMTLQKAFHLMRSGRPGPVLVDLPVDVQLAEIEFDIDAYEPLAVHKPAMTRAQAEKALAMLNEAERPLIVAGGGVINADASDLLIEFAEITGVPVVPTLMGWGSIPDDHRLMAGMCGLQTSHRYGNATMLASDFVLGVGNRWANRHTGSVDKYTEGRKFIHIDIEPTQIGRVFAPDLGVTSDAGAALKILLDVATEWKTAGKLRDWSGWAKECQGRKKTMKRKTHFEQVPLKPQRVYEEMNRAFGRDTTYVTTIGLSQIAGAQFLHVYKPRNWINCGQAGPLGWTLPAALGVRAADPDRDIVALSGDYDFQFMIEELAVGAQHKLPYIHVVVNNAYLGLIRQAQRGFQMDFEVSLSFENINRSGDPEAGYGVDHVAVAEAMGCKAVRVRKPEEFAAAFKQAKQLMKEHQVPVVLEFILERVTNISMGVEIDNVVEFEELAESNEDAPTAIMLLD; this is encoded by the coding sequence ATGGCCAGGATGCGCGCTGTCGATGCAGCGGTCCTCGTTCTTGAGAAGGAAGGCATCTCCTGTGCCTTCGGTGTGCCGGGTGCGGCCATCAACCCATTCTATTCGGCGCTGAAGGCGCGCGGTACCGTCCGTCACGTGCTTGCCCGTCACGTCGAAGGCGCATCGCACATGGCCGAAGGCTATACCCGCGCCAAGGCCGGCAATATCGGTCTGTGCATCGGCACGTCGGGTCCTGCCGGCACCGACATGATCACCGGCCTGTATTCGGCATCCGCCGACTCGATCCCGATCCTCTGCATCACCGGTCAGGCGCCGCGCGCCCGGCTGAACAAGGAAGATTTCCAGGCCGTCGACATCGCCGCGATCGCTGCGCCGGTCACCAAGTGGGCCGTCACCGTCATGGAACCTTACCTGGTTCCGATGACGCTGCAGAAGGCGTTCCATTTGATGCGCTCGGGGCGTCCGGGTCCTGTCCTGGTCGACCTGCCTGTCGACGTCCAACTCGCCGAGATCGAATTCGACATCGACGCTTATGAGCCGCTCGCGGTCCACAAGCCGGCGATGACGCGGGCCCAGGCCGAGAAGGCGCTGGCGATGCTGAACGAGGCGGAGAGGCCGCTGATCGTTGCCGGCGGCGGCGTCATCAATGCCGATGCCTCGGACCTGCTCATCGAGTTCGCCGAAATCACCGGCGTTCCGGTCGTTCCCACCCTGATGGGCTGGGGTTCGATCCCCGACGACCATCGCCTGATGGCCGGCATGTGCGGCCTGCAGACGTCGCACCGCTACGGCAATGCGACAATGCTGGCCTCGGACTTCGTTCTTGGTGTCGGCAACCGCTGGGCCAACCGCCATACCGGATCGGTCGACAAGTACACTGAAGGCCGCAAGTTCATCCACATCGACATCGAGCCGACCCAGATTGGTCGCGTCTTTGCACCTGATCTCGGCGTGACCTCGGATGCTGGTGCTGCCTTGAAGATCCTTCTCGACGTCGCCACCGAGTGGAAGACGGCGGGCAAGCTGCGCGACTGGTCCGGCTGGGCCAAGGAATGCCAGGGCCGCAAGAAGACGATGAAGCGCAAGACGCATTTCGAGCAGGTGCCGCTCAAGCCGCAGCGCGTCTATGAGGAGATGAACAGGGCGTTTGGCCGCGACACCACCTATGTCACCACTATCGGCCTGTCGCAGATCGCCGGCGCGCAGTTCTTGCACGTCTACAAGCCGCGCAACTGGATCAATTGCGGCCAGGCCGGCCCGCTCGGCTGGACGCTACCGGCAGCGCTCGGCGTTCGCGCCGCCGATCCGGACCGCGACATCGTTGCCCTGTCGGGCGACTATGACTTCCAGTTCATGATCGAGGAACTGGCTGTCGGCGCGCAGCACAAGCTGCCCTACATCCACGTCGTCGTGAACAACGCCTATCTCGGCCTGATCCGCCAGGCGCAGCGCGGCTTCCAGATGGACTTCGAGGTCAGCCTGTCGTTCGAAAACATCAACCGTTCCGGCGACCCGGAAGCAGGTTATGGTGTCGACCATGTAGCGGTTGCCGAGGCCATGGGCTGCAAGGCGGTCCGCGTGCGCAAGCCGGAGGAGTTCGCCGCTGCCTTCAAGCAGGCCAAGCAGCTCATGAAGGAGCATCAGGTGCCCGTCGTTCTCGAGTTCATCCTCGAGCGTGTCACCAACATCTCCATGGGCGTTGAGATCGACAATGTCGTCGAGTTCGAAGAGCTTGCCGAGAGCAACGAAGACGCACCGACTGCAATCATGCTGCTCGACTGA
- a CDS encoding group II truncated hemoglobin, with the protein MQKDVPTLFDWAGGAAALNRLTEVFYDKVLADPLLEPVFRNMSADHPAHVAAFIGEVFGGPKDYSEAHGGHPAMISHHLNRHLSEAQRRQWIALLLDAADEVGLPDDPEFRSALVAYLEWGTRLAKLNSQDGAAPALHEPMPRWGWGVPGGPYVPSTKS; encoded by the coding sequence ATGCAAAAAGACGTGCCGACATTGTTCGACTGGGCTGGCGGAGCTGCGGCGCTCAATCGGCTGACGGAGGTGTTTTACGACAAGGTTCTCGCGGATCCGCTGCTCGAGCCGGTATTCCGCAACATGTCCGCCGATCATCCCGCACATGTCGCTGCATTCATTGGCGAAGTGTTCGGCGGGCCGAAGGACTACAGCGAGGCCCATGGCGGCCATCCCGCGATGATCAGTCACCACCTCAACCGGCACCTGAGCGAAGCGCAGCGCCGGCAGTGGATCGCGCTGTTGCTCGATGCCGCCGACGAGGTGGGGCTGCCCGACGATCCTGAGTTTCGCTCGGCATTGGTCGCTTATCTCGAATGGGGCACGCGGCTGGCCAAGCTGAATTCACAGGACGGTGCCGCGCCCGCGCTGCACGAGCCGATGCCTCGCTGGGGCTGGGGTGTTCCGGGCGGGCCTTACGTGCCATCAACCAAGTCTTGA